The Solibacillus sp. FSL W7-1436 genome window below encodes:
- a CDS encoding ABC transporter substrate-binding protein has protein sequence MKKTNQKWIASLALAAGLLAACGNDEQISKGEASDDYEITVGLSQSAGGTLVDIAHQEGYFEEENISVNRVGFANSADGLNALQAGKIDVGLTFGTAGPLTFIANGSDFSIIGGHLEGGHPILTKKENAGQYTSLESYKGKKVGTIRIFTSDIVFRSALEDAGIDWKNDLEIVEFKTGSMLLEAVASGKVDVAVSANSFYAQAVDMGLEAVAWSNDLQEGHVCCRVVTRSELLAEEDGEAYKRFLKALIRAERKKIEDPQSAVTAAKEYMKVDDKVIDTIVNDSHSNYSSDPSREKVVQMWEQMKEIGYVENVDDIDVNEYVNIDLYEKALNELIEQYPDDAYYKDQLVRFNEQNI, from the coding sequence ATGAAAAAAACAAACCAGAAATGGATCGCTTCACTCGCTTTAGCGGCAGGTTTACTTGCTGCATGTGGAAATGATGAACAAATTTCGAAAGGGGAAGCCTCGGACGACTATGAAATCACAGTAGGTTTAAGTCAGTCAGCTGGTGGAACACTTGTCGACATTGCCCACCAGGAAGGCTATTTTGAAGAAGAAAATATTTCGGTCAACCGTGTTGGCTTCGCAAACTCGGCAGATGGACTGAATGCACTGCAGGCAGGGAAAATTGATGTCGGATTAACATTCGGCACAGCTGGCCCGTTAACATTTATTGCAAACGGCTCGGATTTCTCCATTATTGGCGGCCATTTGGAAGGCGGACACCCGATTTTAACGAAAAAGGAAAACGCGGGGCAATATACTTCACTTGAAAGCTATAAAGGAAAAAAGGTCGGAACTATCAGGATCTTTACATCGGATATCGTTTTCCGTTCTGCGCTTGAAGATGCAGGCATCGACTGGAAAAATGATCTGGAAATCGTTGAATTCAAAACAGGCAGTATGTTGCTTGAAGCGGTAGCATCCGGAAAAGTGGATGTTGCAGTATCGGCAAACTCGTTCTACGCACAGGCGGTTGATATGGGTCTTGAAGCAGTTGCATGGAGCAATGATTTACAGGAAGGGCATGTATGCTGCCGTGTCGTAACACGTTCGGAATTACTGGCGGAAGAAGACGGTGAGGCATACAAACGATTCTTGAAGGCACTTATTCGCGCGGAACGTAAAAAAATTGAAGATCCGCAATCAGCTGTAACTGCTGCGAAAGAATATATGAAAGTCGATGACAAAGTAATTGATACGATTGTAAACGACAGCCACTCGAATTATTCTTCTGATCCAAGCAGAGAGAAAGTAGTCCAAATGTGGGAACAGATGAAAGAAATCGGCTATGTTGAAAATGTGGATGATATTGATGTAAACGAATATGTAAATATCGATCTATATGAAAAAGCATTAAACGAATTAATTGAACAATATCCGGATGATGCTTATTACAAAGATCAGCTCGTTCGATTTAATGAACAAAACATTTAA
- a CDS encoding ABC transporter ATP-binding protein — translation MVQLLERPVPQQNPISKQDSTEKKTKIHVRNIDFSYDATTKILNNIQLEVQEGEFLVFMGPSGCGKSTLLRMMAGLEPFSNGDIEINGKSVKETHPDCGVVFQDYSLFPWLTAQANVMLALKQRNKKMPKKELAHIAEQYLTLVHLGHAVKKYPGQMSGGMKQRAAIARALSYGSDLLLMDEPFGALDPVTRIQLQDLLVQISAEQKRTVVFVTHDVDEAIYLADRIVIFAPGKNGAVTKNIQVPIEKKGTDRQKLFENKEFRAFRESLLNEMNEQIVNSLKTEIADGAGI, via the coding sequence ATGGTTCAATTATTGGAACGCCCAGTGCCACAACAAAACCCTATATCTAAGCAAGACAGTACCGAGAAAAAAACGAAGATTCACGTCCGGAATATCGATTTCAGTTATGATGCGACAACTAAAATTTTGAACAATATTCAGCTTGAAGTGCAAGAAGGCGAGTTCCTCGTATTTATGGGACCTTCGGGGTGCGGGAAAAGCACATTGCTCAGAATGATGGCAGGGCTTGAACCATTTTCAAACGGCGATATCGAAATAAACGGCAAATCCGTCAAGGAAACCCACCCGGACTGTGGTGTCGTGTTCCAGGATTATTCTTTATTTCCGTGGCTGACGGCACAGGCAAATGTCATGCTTGCATTAAAACAGCGTAATAAAAAAATGCCGAAGAAAGAACTGGCACATATCGCGGAGCAATATTTGACACTTGTCCATTTAGGGCATGCCGTAAAAAAATATCCGGGGCAAATGTCCGGGGGGATGAAACAACGTGCGGCCATTGCGCGCGCATTGAGCTACGGTTCGGACTTACTGCTGATGGATGAACCATTCGGCGCACTGGATCCTGTCACACGTATTCAACTGCAGGATCTGCTTGTTCAAATTAGTGCCGAGCAAAAACGTACAGTAGTATTTGTTACACATGATGTCGACGAAGCCATATATTTGGCGGACCGGATTGTCATCTTTGCGCCGGGTAAAAACGGTGCGGTGACGAAAAATATCCAAGTACCGATTGAGAAAAAAGGAACTGACCGGCAAAAACTATTTGAAAACAAGGAGTTCCGTGCATTTCGTGAATCCCTATTAAATGAGATGAATGAACAGATCGTTAATAGTTTAAAAACGGAAATAGCAGATGGCGCAGGAATATAG
- a CDS encoding acyl-CoA dehydrogenase family protein: MGAVIHIDEIAEKLAGQFEQTAVERDKTGGNAKIERDLIRESGLLKLLIPTEYGGLGGNWHDVFQVVRTIARADSSLAHVIGYHFINLVTPHLCGSQEQMEFYYRETAKNNYFWGNAFNPVAIQLKAEKTATGYVLNGVKTFCSGSVDSDVLLVSALVEGQDEPLLVVIPSKRIGVDIKGDWDNMGQRQTDSGTIIFSNVEVHEEEVLRQGFYASEFSQLRLNIATFILNHVYLGITEGALQSALTYTREQTRPRAITQTSAIEDPIIQHHYGQFYVQVEAANLVVKKADLLLQELWDEPEKITPEHRSDLDDALQTAKIFTTQAGLDITSKIFEVMGSRATSSRYGFDRYWRNLRTMTLHVPVDTSIQSLGRKFLLGE, from the coding sequence ATGGGAGCAGTTATACATATTGACGAAATCGCAGAAAAACTTGCCGGACAATTTGAACAAACAGCCGTTGAACGAGATAAAACGGGGGGCAATGCTAAAATTGAACGTGATTTAATTCGCGAAAGCGGACTTTTGAAACTTTTAATTCCTACTGAATACGGTGGTTTAGGTGGGAATTGGCACGATGTGTTTCAAGTTGTTCGGACAATTGCACGTGCGGATAGTTCCCTGGCACATGTTATAGGCTATCATTTTATCAATCTCGTTACACCGCATTTATGCGGATCACAAGAGCAGATGGAATTTTATTACCGCGAAACCGCAAAAAATAATTATTTTTGGGGGAATGCATTCAACCCGGTTGCTATCCAACTGAAGGCTGAAAAAACAGCAACAGGCTATGTGTTAAACGGTGTAAAAACGTTCTGTTCAGGCAGTGTCGATTCGGATGTGTTATTAGTATCGGCGTTGGTGGAAGGGCAGGATGAGCCATTACTGGTCGTTATTCCTAGTAAACGTATAGGTGTAGATATAAAAGGCGATTGGGATAATATGGGCCAACGTCAAACTGATAGCGGAACAATTATTTTCAGCAATGTTGAAGTACATGAGGAAGAAGTGTTGCGGCAAGGATTTTACGCAAGCGAGTTTTCCCAGCTGCGTCTGAATATCGCCACATTCATTTTAAACCATGTTTATTTAGGAATTACAGAAGGTGCTCTTCAATCAGCGCTTACATATACAAGAGAGCAGACTAGACCCCGTGCCATTACGCAGACATCGGCGATTGAAGATCCGATCATCCAACATCATTACGGTCAGTTTTACGTACAGGTTGAAGCAGCGAATCTCGTAGTGAAAAAAGCGGATCTATTATTGCAGGAGCTATGGGATGAACCTGAAAAGATTACCCCGGAGCATCGCAGCGATCTTGATGATGCACTGCAAACAGCTAAAATCTTTACAACGCAAGCAGGGCTCGATATTACATCGAAAATTTTCGAAGTGATGGGCAGCCGCGCCACTTCAAGCCGCTATGGGTTTGACCGCTACTGGCGCAATTTGCGGACGATGACATTGCATGTACCGGTTGATACGTCGATCCAATCATTAGGTAGAAAATTTCTTTTAGGAGAGTGA
- a CDS encoding SLAP domain-containing protein, which produces MQKLQFEAAWDKAISAQDRSLIEQVFHETKEQDQPISCCVIRTAINHRKQKLIIALIHNRTNQQLNFRNREVSIVTKTGVITQNFTIDALKIPPYCSMPWTFIFDESINFLFAEIKQIDIEI; this is translated from the coding sequence ATGCAAAAACTGCAATTTGAAGCCGCATGGGATAAAGCGATTTCAGCTCAGGACCGATCATTAATAGAACAAGTTTTTCATGAAACAAAAGAACAGGATCAGCCTATTTCCTGTTGCGTAATTCGGACGGCCATCAATCATAGAAAACAGAAGCTCATTATAGCGCTGATCCATAACCGGACGAATCAACAACTTAATTTCCGTAATAGAGAAGTAAGTATTGTAACAAAAACAGGGGTTATTACTCAAAATTTTACAATTGATGCACTTAAAATTCCTCCTTATTGTTCAATGCCGTGGACTTTTATTTTCGACGAAAGTATTAATTTTTTATTCGCAGAAATAAAACAGATAGATATCGAAATATAA
- a CDS encoding SET domain-containing protein, translating into MIEVKNSPISDGEYNRGIFAINAIPKGTLFHQAPVLSYPNEQHEHIEKTNLADYAFEFGIGRSAILLGYGMLFNHSYEPNATYEINFDNETFDFFAYKDIEAGEEIFINYNGDVDDNDPLWFNNDEE; encoded by the coding sequence ATGATCGAAGTAAAGAATTCCCCGATAAGCGATGGGGAATATAATCGCGGTATTTTTGCGATTAATGCAATTCCTAAAGGAACGTTATTCCACCAGGCACCGGTACTAAGCTATCCAAACGAGCAGCATGAACATATTGAAAAAACGAATCTTGCGGATTATGCGTTTGAATTCGGCATCGGACGCTCTGCAATCTTATTAGGCTACGGGATGCTGTTCAACCATTCCTATGAACCGAATGCCACATATGAAATTAATTTCGACAACGAGACATTCGATTTCTTTGCTTATAAAGATATTGAAGCAGGCGAAGAAATTTTTATTAATTATAATGGCGATGTGGATGACAATGATCCACTATGGTTTAACAACGACGAAGAATAA
- a CDS encoding alpha/beta hydrolase has protein sequence MQHFVEDIYLKGHKQAVLLLHSFTSNAKEMHYVANMLHGEGYTCYAPNLAGHGASPEQLFATSMEQIWEQSRQAVQFLIDEKFNAVTVIGQSLGGVLGIRLANEFPEVEALCVISSPVLERPVKGLEQRVAYFSKRYLQNRGSSEQELQAFLDDHFPRPAEKLIALQQFIIETGNQLHLLNQPLFLAKGMLDEPVFHQSIDLIEKTALSNVIMKKQYDNSGHLITLAKERQLLTEDIIHFIEEMEKGTV, from the coding sequence ATGCAGCATTTTGTAGAGGATATTTATTTAAAAGGCCATAAACAGGCCGTTCTGCTTTTACATAGTTTTACGAGCAATGCGAAAGAGATGCACTATGTGGCAAATATGCTTCATGGTGAAGGGTATACGTGCTATGCACCGAATCTGGCAGGGCACGGAGCATCACCGGAACAATTATTTGCAACTTCTATGGAGCAAATATGGGAACAGAGCAGACAGGCTGTTCAATTTTTAATCGATGAAAAATTCAATGCAGTTACGGTAATCGGCCAGTCATTAGGCGGTGTGCTGGGAATAAGACTGGCAAACGAATTCCCTGAAGTGGAGGCTTTATGTGTTATCTCTTCACCGGTGCTGGAGCGGCCGGTAAAAGGGTTGGAACAGCGTGTCGCCTATTTTTCCAAAAGATATTTACAAAATAGAGGGAGTTCCGAACAGGAATTGCAGGCGTTTTTAGATGATCACTTTCCAAGACCTGCCGAAAAGCTGATTGCGCTGCAGCAGTTTATCATTGAAACAGGCAACCAGCTACATTTGCTGAATCAGCCGCTTTTCCTGGCAAAAGGTATGCTGGACGAACCGGTTTTCCATCAAAGCATTGACTTGATTGAAAAGACGGCACTAAGCAATGTCATTATGAAAAAACAGTACGACAACAGCGGCCATCTTATTACATTAGCAAAAGAACGTCAATTACTGACGGAAGATATCATTCACTTTATCGAAGAAATGGAAAAAGGAACTGTCTAA
- a CDS encoding copper resistance CopC family protein yields MRTILLSILAALFLAVPSAAAHTYLDTTNPEDGAVVTEPLQSIELTYAGKIEVGSTFKVISSNGEEIETVSMDLVDGVLTGTFDSPLPNDDYTVEWNSISADGHPLTGSFSFTVDAPVAEEPVEEEVTEENEEQVEVNETAENDAAKTTAADEEETSNNTLLYIVGAILLLIVLVSIFTVARRKNTK; encoded by the coding sequence ATGAGAACAATATTATTATCGATTCTTGCTGCACTATTTTTAGCTGTACCGAGCGCAGCAGCACATACGTATTTAGACACGACTAACCCCGAGGATGGAGCTGTTGTAACGGAACCGTTGCAGTCGATTGAACTTACATACGCCGGGAAAATTGAAGTAGGCAGTACATTTAAAGTCATTTCGAGTAATGGTGAAGAAATCGAAACAGTTTCGATGGATTTAGTCGATGGTGTATTAACAGGTACTTTTGATAGCCCACTACCGAATGATGACTATACAGTTGAATGGAATAGTATTAGTGCAGATGGCCACCCGCTGACAGGTTCATTTTCCTTTACGGTTGATGCACCTGTAGCAGAAGAACCGGTCGAAGAAGAAGTTACAGAAGAAAACGAAGAGCAAGTGGAAGTAAACGAAACGGCAGAAAATGATGCAGCAAAAACAACTGCGGCAGATGAGGAAGAAACATCAAACAATACATTACTATATATCGTTGGAGCGATTTTACTTCTAATTGTACTAGTAAGTATTTTCACAGTTGCTAGACGGAAAAATACAAAATGA
- a CDS encoding copper resistance D family protein: MMALTIFSQFLIYICLALLMGSFILYCIPETLRPKIDISAKWLIVSAVILPFATFVPNIQLLTILTPQFGFTESVGMLLMKFKVGHSWLAVIGFTLILLILIRQFIKKPSKLLAVMAIFILIAIMAAIGYISHAGSMTGIVGSVLDFVHLLAVSVWLGILMLMSFFSKDAQNWEAFLKWFSPVALVAFTAVALTGVLMTDTIVPGYITSWSGNYGQFLFIKHVLLVPLTVIILANSLLIKLKMNKPLFEPRTWVRIETVLLVLILFITALYSEQQPPSFYVQEISPFFELFYRSSIEAGMRGYFQMTGIGLGFFLLTALFIGLVIVSYMKQLPVIVSAAMTFALTLCFYMGFMSIVFFK, translated from the coding sequence ATGATGGCATTGACAATTTTCAGTCAATTTTTAATCTATATTTGTTTGGCTCTTCTAATGGGATCATTTATCTTATATTGTATCCCGGAAACATTGCGTCCGAAAATTGATATTTCAGCTAAGTGGCTCATTGTTAGTGCAGTCATTCTGCCTTTCGCCACTTTTGTACCGAATATTCAACTGCTGACAATTTTGACTCCGCAGTTCGGCTTTACCGAATCAGTGGGCATGCTGCTGATGAAATTTAAAGTCGGTCATTCATGGCTCGCGGTAATTGGCTTTACGCTCATTTTGCTTATCCTGATTCGCCAATTTATAAAGAAACCATCCAAACTTCTGGCAGTCATGGCAATTTTTATTTTAATCGCCATTATGGCGGCAATTGGCTACATTAGTCATGCAGGATCGATGACCGGCATCGTCGGATCGGTACTGGATTTTGTTCACCTTCTTGCGGTCAGTGTATGGCTCGGCATTTTAATGCTGATGAGCTTTTTCTCAAAAGATGCGCAAAACTGGGAAGCCTTTTTAAAGTGGTTCTCTCCTGTTGCACTTGTAGCTTTTACGGCTGTCGCTTTAACGGGTGTCCTGATGACTGATACCATCGTGCCGGGCTATATAACAAGCTGGTCGGGGAATTACGGACAATTTTTATTCATTAAGCATGTTCTGCTCGTCCCGTTGACTGTCATTATTTTGGCAAATAGTCTGCTTATCAAACTGAAAATGAACAAGCCCTTATTTGAACCGCGTACGTGGGTAAGAATTGAAACCGTATTGCTTGTACTGATTTTATTCATTACCGCGCTATATAGCGAACAACAGCCACCGAGTTTTTATGTTCAGGAAATCTCGCCGTTTTTTGAGTTATTCTACCGAAGCTCAATTGAAGCCGGCATGCGCGGGTATTTCCAAATGACAGGTATTGGTTTAGGATTTTTCCTGCTGACAGCACTGTTCATCGGTCTTGTCATCGTAAGTTATATGAAACAGCTGCCGGTCATTGTATCGGCTGCAATGACATTTGCGCTCACATTATGTTTTTACATGGGCTTTATGTCGATTGTATTTTTTAAATAA
- a CDS encoding TspO/MBR family protein produces the protein MGLYITMWIAMIAVLVVNALSNTLPLNGQTAAEITNRLEVLFTPAGYVFSIWSLIYVLLVIWLIMIYRKVRDNRFNGKVGILFIISCIFNIAWLFSWHYEQFILSIIVMFFLLFTLIAIYLQYKNTEKGLSERFPFSFYLPWLSVATIANVSYVLKQHEVDLGISEVAGSLILVGVAVILGYLAVAVSKDIFFTLVIVWALIGIAVKTDNPTMHNGTLALTVILVIAALIRYMRMKTKRLV, from the coding sequence ATGGGCTTGTATATTACAATGTGGATAGCAATGATCGCTGTATTAGTAGTAAATGCATTATCAAATACACTGCCGTTAAACGGGCAAACCGCAGCAGAAATTACGAATCGCTTGGAAGTATTATTTACGCCTGCAGGCTACGTGTTTTCCATTTGGTCGCTGATTTATGTACTGCTGGTCATATGGCTAATTATGATATACCGCAAAGTGAGAGATAATCGTTTTAACGGAAAAGTGGGAATTCTATTTATCATCAGCTGTATATTTAATATTGCCTGGCTGTTCAGCTGGCATTATGAACAGTTTATACTCTCCATTATCGTAATGTTCTTTTTGCTGTTTACACTCATTGCGATTTACCTGCAGTATAAAAACACGGAAAAAGGTCTTTCAGAACGCTTTCCATTTTCATTTTATCTGCCATGGCTATCTGTAGCGACAATCGCCAATGTAAGCTATGTGTTAAAACAACATGAGGTCGATTTGGGGATTTCAGAGGTGGCCGGATCACTCATACTTGTCGGAGTTGCAGTCATTCTCGGTTATTTGGCCGTTGCCGTTTCAAAAGATATTTTCTTTACGCTCGTCATTGTATGGGCACTGATCGGTATTGCAGTTAAAACCGATAATCCGACAATGCATAACGGAACACTTGCATTAACGGTCATCTTGGTTATCGCGGCACTCATTCGTTATATGCGTATGAAGACAAAAAGACTTGTTTAA
- a CDS encoding LysE family translocator — protein MENLLFFVIACILLIVLPGPDTAIVTKNTVVNGQKGGFQTMVGSCAGLTVHTIAAVAGLSAIIVKSALAFTVLKYVGAAYLCYLGIRTLLSMRAKKAEMEDLADIAEVEAKGNSYFKQGLITNITNPKVAVFFLTFLPQFLSKGAEPFWPFLTMGIIYIVLTFVWFALYVFLLNKIRNFMKKPATQSVIESLTGAVLIGFGIKLALEKQS, from the coding sequence ATGGAGAATCTTTTGTTCTTTGTCATTGCGTGTATCCTGTTGATTGTATTGCCGGGTCCTGATACAGCGATTGTTACGAAAAATACAGTTGTTAATGGGCAAAAAGGCGGTTTCCAAACGATGGTCGGGTCTTGTGCGGGGTTAACGGTCCATACCATTGCAGCGGTTGCCGGGCTGTCGGCGATTATCGTAAAATCCGCCTTGGCATTTACGGTGCTGAAGTATGTGGGAGCGGCCTATTTATGCTATTTAGGTATTAGAACATTGCTGAGCATGCGTGCAAAAAAAGCGGAAATGGAAGACTTGGCGGATATTGCGGAAGTTGAAGCAAAAGGCAATTCCTATTTTAAACAGGGCCTTATTACAAATATCACAAACCCTAAAGTAGCGGTATTTTTCCTGACGTTTTTACCGCAATTCCTTTCAAAAGGCGCAGAACCGTTTTGGCCGTTTTTGACGATGGGCATCATTTACATTGTTTTAACTTTTGTCTGGTTTGCGCTCTATGTATTTTTATTGAACAAAATCCGCAATTTCATGAAAAAACCTGCTACACAGTCGGTAATCGAATCCTTGACTGGAGCGGTACTCATCGGTTTTGGCATTAAACTGGCATTGGAAAAACAATCATAA
- a CDS encoding DUF2812 domain-containing protein, with amino-acid sequence MAEIVRRIRPGQYWRLKEHESWFSDMSEQGLHFYEMGICFAKFKKGDRKRMDYRLELAKSKDISNEKIRLFEDSGWDYIASDRHFHVFAAPTDSKVNEPPIDREEQISIAKKVFNKTLINFIISLMAIIVITAVIVKTIGNGKISVLQLIDGYTLTPLLLLFLNFIQILPIGRSLFGINRLRKELKDGILDDQQKPWENFYRSNIVSTVIVLVITLTLVFIPVSQLVSMKTKPLPEEDTGLPIILLSSIENQPHLKRKTFQFYGEDLGSSYSSQWNIFASVQYDSTEWGVIQEGEWHDPNNAYQPKIESEVYKLRFHSHVSSLVDELIIKHTYGSEPASFVEREHTAFDRLLIRNDTSDKEFLFVKDRALMYINYSGEVEEGVIIEKAAEKMALLADD; translated from the coding sequence ATGGCAGAAATCGTACGAAGAATAAGACCAGGGCAGTATTGGCGCCTCAAGGAACATGAAAGCTGGTTTTCGGATATGTCCGAGCAGGGGCTGCATTTTTATGAAATGGGCATATGTTTTGCAAAGTTTAAAAAAGGTGATCGCAAACGGATGGATTACCGGCTTGAACTGGCAAAAAGCAAAGATATATCAAATGAAAAAATTAGGTTATTTGAAGATAGCGGATGGGACTATATTGCGAGTGACCGTCATTTCCACGTATTTGCGGCACCGACTGATTCTAAAGTAAATGAACCCCCAATAGACCGGGAAGAGCAAATCTCAATAGCAAAAAAAGTTTTTAACAAAACATTAATTAATTTTATAATTAGTTTAATGGCAATTATTGTTATCACTGCGGTCATCGTCAAAACGATAGGAAACGGTAAAATCTCTGTTTTGCAGCTGATAGATGGATATACACTTACCCCACTGTTACTATTATTCCTTAATTTTATACAAATACTCCCGATAGGTAGAAGCTTGTTTGGAATCAATCGTTTGCGGAAGGAACTTAAAGACGGGATATTAGACGATCAACAAAAACCATGGGAAAATTTTTACCGTTCAAATATTGTGTCCACAGTCATAGTATTAGTCATAACATTAACTCTTGTGTTTATACCGGTATCCCAATTAGTGAGCATGAAAACAAAGCCATTACCGGAAGAAGATACAGGCTTGCCGATCATCCTTCTTTCTTCAATTGAAAATCAGCCGCATCTTAAAAGGAAAACATTTCAATTCTATGGTGAAGATTTGGGAAGCTCCTACTCATCCCAGTGGAATATTTTTGCTTCTGTCCAATACGATTCAACAGAATGGGGCGTTATTCAGGAAGGGGAATGGCACGATCCAAATAATGCCTATCAACCAAAAATCGAATCGGAAGTTTATAAGCTGCGCTTCCATTCTCATGTCAGCTCATTAGTTGATGAGTTGATCATCAAGCATACATATGGAAGTGAACCTGCAAGTTTTGTAGAAAGAGAACACACAGCTTTCGATCGTCTGCTGATTCGCAATGATACTTCTGATAAAGAGTTTCTCTTTGTAAAGGACCGTGCCTTAATGTATATCAATTACAGTGGCGAGGTAGAAGAAGGGGTAATCATCGAGAAAGCGGCTGAGAAAATGGCATTGCTTGCAGATGATTGA
- the ribH gene encoding 6,7-dimethyl-8-ribityllumazine synthase, translating into MGKTFEAQLVGTDLKIGIVVGRFNEFINDKLLSGAIDGLKRHGVDEANIDTAWVPGAFEVPFVAKKMAETNNYDAVIGLGTVIRGSTTHYDYVCNEAAKGIAKAGLDTGVPVIFGIVTTENIEQAIERAGTKAGNKGYDSAMSAIEMANLNKMF; encoded by the coding sequence ATGGGAAAAACATTTGAAGCACAATTAGTGGGAACAGATTTAAAAATCGGAATTGTCGTTGGACGATTCAATGAATTCATTAACGATAAATTATTAAGCGGTGCAATTGACGGCTTAAAACGTCACGGTGTAGACGAAGCAAACATCGATACAGCATGGGTGCCGGGTGCTTTTGAAGTACCGTTTGTAGCGAAAAAAATGGCTGAAACAAATAATTATGATGCAGTTATCGGATTAGGTACGGTCATTCGCGGGTCTACAACACATTATGATTATGTATGCAATGAGGCAGCAAAGGGAATTGCAAAAGCCGGCTTGGATACAGGAGTACCGGTAATTTTCGGGATTGTCACAACTGAAAATATCGAACAGGCAATCGAGCGTGCTGGTACGAAAGCAGGCAACAAAGGCTACGACAGTGCAATGTCTGCGATTGAAATGGCAAACTTGAATAAAATGTTCTAA
- the ribB gene encoding 3,4-dihydroxy-2-butanone-4-phosphate synthase, with protein sequence MNTIEEAIQALKNGEIIIVSDDENRENEGDFLVLGEFATPENVNFMALYGRGLICTPISSAIAERLSLHPMVQSNTDTYQTAFTISIDHIETTTGISAYERSKTMLALLDPATEPEHFHRPGHVFPLIAKQGGVVERRGHTEAGVDLAKLCGSNEVAVICEIMNEDGSMARMPQLEMLAQKHNLKFITIEDLVQYIKLTAVSV encoded by the coding sequence ATGAATACAATTGAAGAAGCAATTCAGGCATTGAAAAACGGCGAGATTATCATTGTGTCAGATGACGAAAACCGTGAAAATGAAGGAGATTTTCTAGTTTTAGGAGAATTCGCTACACCGGAAAATGTTAATTTCATGGCACTTTACGGAAGAGGATTGATTTGTACGCCCATTTCTTCTGCAATTGCAGAAAGGCTTTCTCTTCATCCAATGGTGCAAAGCAATACCGATACATATCAAACGGCTTTTACGATTAGTATCGATCATATCGAGACAACAACAGGTATAAGTGCATATGAGCGTTCTAAAACGATGCTGGCATTACTGGACCCAGCAACAGAACCGGAGCATTTTCATCGCCCGGGCCATGTATTCCCGCTTATTGCTAAACAGGGAGGCGTGGTGGAACGCCGCGGACATACGGAAGCAGGCGTTGATCTGGCGAAGCTATGCGGTTCGAATGAAGTCGCAGTCATCTGTGAAATTATGAACGAAGACGGTTCAATGGCCCGCATGCCGCAGCTCGAAATGCTTGCACAAAAACATAACCTGAAATTTATTACAATCGAAGACTTAGTTCAATATATAAAATTAACTGCCGTATCGGTATAA